The nucleotide sequence cttaaaaaaagcaCATTCacagaaataattttttatgagattaatATTTCTAAACACATTGCATTTCAATTGTTCGATAATatcagaaaaataattttttattatactaGCAGCATTTAACACAGATGTCTTATTGCCGACTCGATGATTAGTTCTATAACAAGTCCAAAGAATATAGGTGGTAAAGATACTTTAGAACATCTATAGGTATCAAAGACCCTCTCTtctattgttgttttttaacttTACCCTTAgtacattatttttttcatttaacagTTTATCAGCTAACCTAAATTAACATGAGTGAAGGAAAACATAAAGTTGGGAGGATATAATctgactccaaaaaaaaaaccaaattataAACTCCTCCGTTGGAAATCATAGTTCATGTGCAGAACCTAAAGACTTTTTCATGGCCAATGGTAACCTCAATCTGGTAAATTTAATTGCTTAATTCAAATTAATATGGTCACAACACTGTTGGGTAATGCTACAACACAAACAGATGACTCGGTCAGTTTGTCAACTTGGCTAGTTGTTGTTCCAAAAATCTAAAGTCACTTTCAAAAGTTGCATAGAACTAACGATGTACACATGACCTTTTCCTCATtttgtgaatatatatatatatatatatgctcaGAAATGCATATTAAATGCTTGTAATTTCATTGTCTTTGTCATCTTCAACTGGTTGTATGATTCATTAATTTGTATCGTAGCAACCACAAATATATATGCTATATGCCCCACCAACCATAGGACTGCACACATAGATTAGATAAGAAAGAGCACACCGAGACAAAGacaagcatatatatatatatatatagtatgatatatatatatccatttcatgacaactttatttttatctttttttattggttaaaatcaaggagagagaaaaaggaagagagagaaaaagaacatcatgtgagtataagaaagaaagttgttaaaaaattatcataaaatggttgtacaaatatcatttctcatatatatCTTCACTCCTCAGCTGGTGACTCATGCTGTTATTAATTAGAGTTGTGATCTTATATAgtaacttgtcaaaaaaaaaaaaaatcaataaatatgtgaaaaattattcaatacataTATCATACTGATGTGAATTAAAACCAGCTACTGTATGATATATGCATAAGACCCTTCGCTTTGTATAGTTCAGTTGTCTCAGGCTCCCAGCCAGTCAAGTTGCAGTGACAAGCAGCGTGATCAtgttagtttttcaaatttggAAGGTGCAAGTGCGTTAAAAGAACTCAATGTGAAAATTTTGTCAATTGATGTTTAAAAaggttaaaaattaatttttattgataaatattttctatttagaGCGCATGTTAACATTATACATTATTTCATAAAGGATACATTTTAGCATGACACatattattttgcaaaaattaaataaaataactgaCAAATTGTGATGTTggcttaaaataaaattgtgatgTCCACCCTtcagaaagaaaacaaaaagaataattaaatcCTTTTTATTGACCATTTTCATCTTATTTCTTTGAAAGATAAGTGAAGGCAGGGCTGGTCCATTGGCAACACAGTCCAAATTCTCTATTTAGACTTccaaattttaacattttattatctttttatttctctcttctcatcaGATCACTAACATAATCATCTTTCTATTCCTTTCGCTCCTATGGTATAAAATAGATATGGATGTTCGTAAATTATTTTCCTTCTTAATTTGTGcgttattttgttaaattatattagtatatattgttaattgttattcataaaaataaaaaaaataaaaaaaagtactagGGAGCATTGGATGCCTATGTGCTAAATCAGTAGTTAGTAGGTTTAATGAATAGCCTGTCTAGAGCTACCATACAGAGCATAATTGGAGGAGCAAATTATATACTCACTCATGCGACCACGTGCTTCTTGGTTTCATTTTgggttaaatgtgtttttttttatctttataaatatatcaattttttgttttaattcttctaaaaaatttcttcaactttatagggactaaaagttgaaggaaaattttagagggactaaaacaaaaagttgatattttataggaatcaaaaacatatttaatctttttttaaaggaactTGTTCTTCATTTTTGGCATgagtttattgtttttaaaatttaattatagaaatcattttttatgaaaatgtttttaattattgtatATTTTCTGTAGctaataataaatgttataatgagaagataaattaattttctttcataaaagaTTAACctaaaaaagtgtaacaaatactttaaaaaatcatttttatatgtGATTTATTCCGAATGATTTGTATTTATTGAGagttttagtaaaataacaaaCTCTATTTCATGTGAATTTAACTTAGTTGATTGGGACATCACATCATTCTAATGTTAAGTGATGAATTTATAATCAATAAACTATTtaacgaaaaaaataataacctccactaaagttaaataaaaatggtCATACTAATAAATCatagttaaataaaaatggCCATACTATAATAAATGATTTGTATTTATTAAGAatacaaataaaacaatgtaaaaaaataaatacacaacATTCTATAAAAGGTGTGGACAATATTCTGTCCGTAGAGTTTACATGTTATGTGTTGAAGAACTCGTTAACTCCTCTCATCTCCGACATCCAAATTATTTGTTCGGAATCTGGAAGCTCAAGGTTCCCTCTAAAGTTAAGAATCTAACGTGACGTATGTCTCGGGGTTGCCTCCCGACTCGTGTTAGTCTTCTTAACAAGGGCGTTTAATGTCCTACAAATTGTGTTAGTTGTCAATCGCATCATGAAGACCTTGCTCATGTTTTTTTCAATTGCCCCGTTGTTGTCCAAGTTTGGCAAATGACATGCCTTTGGGGAGCTATCCAACACGCCTTGTCATCTACTACTTCGGCAACTGATACTATTTTTCTGTTGTTGGAAAATTTGTCCGTTGAAGTTAAGCAACGGTTGGCATCAACATTTTAGCGCATTTGAAAGCATTGAATTCTTCGAGTTTGGGATGATGTTACGGAGGTAAGTGCCACGGTTGTTGAGTGAGATAAGCATTTGGTCGTTGATAGATAGTTTGCTAATGTTCCCACCGTAGTTGATCACATTCCCAACAACAACCGCAACAGTCCTTCAGAGAGTGGAATTTGGCCGAAGTTGGCACTTCGGCATCCATGACATCTTCTGGTTGGTAGCACCCTCTGTTAGGTAAGTATAAGTGTAATATTAATACTGCGTTTTTCTCTCATCTTAACCGTACTGACGTGGGTAATTGTGTTCGGGATTCAAAAGGTACATTTGTCTTGGCTAAGGTTGTCCGTTACCCATGCTTTGGTGAAGCGTTGGGCCTTCATTCTGCATTGTAGCGGCCGAGTGATATTCTATTTGACAGCGTCGATTTTGAAACGGATTCCAAGCTTACAATTGTGATGCTTTTCACGCTACTCGAGACGACACTTCTAAATTTGAGTGTATTATCTCTTCATGTCGGTCTCTTTTCggttatttctttaccaactcTAGGATGAAGTTTGTTAGGTGACATGTCAACGGGGTTTCTCATGTTATTGCAGAAGAGACATATTACTAAATAATccaattgtttattttaatataccaGATTGTATTGAACCTCTTATTATTAATGAGATgctataaacatatttttttaaaaaaaatgtaaaagtgaACGCATTTCTTGATTAAAACAATGCTTTAAGCATATATGttagcatattttttttaatcaaacgaGATTATTCAATATTTAACGTTGAAGTAGTTTGATTTGGGTggcaaaaaaaaatggaagtaaAAGGAATGTGTTGTGCAAAGGTGCATCGCAAAAAGACAGACAAACGCATCGCTGTCTCCATCATTGCCATCCCAGAAACACATGCAAATCCCTCTACCACGTGTCTCTTCCCATTCATCAATTCccatatttatttgaataatcactttttaacaactttctcttatattcgtattatatttttattctcttttttcttttgatcgataagaagagagaaaattaaagttgttaTCAAAATTGTCATATACGattgtataaataagttatttatttttctcacaCTATTTTCTGTGGTCCCCACTTCTATCTCCCTATgttcttttgttgtttccttCCTTGACCCAATTTCCTTTGTTATTATTACTGTcctaaatataaatatcaataataatcaaaCTTATTCATTCCGTTGTTTCTCACGCAAACTGGTTCCAGCTGACTAGTTTCTATGTCCATCTCACTTTTACACTTAACTTATCTACTATTACAATCCGTTTCTTCACACTAATATACGTGTGCTTGGTTAGACTTGATAAAAACTGATTttagattaattaattttggttaaaagtaaattgaattttgttaatttatatttgattatATCCACGTAATTTAGATAGGTAgattttatgtttaaatatgattttcacACTAAAATGTATTGTTTAGCTCAGTAAATGTATCAAAACATAATTATATTCAGcttacttttaaataaaattagctTTACAAgtcaattcatttaaaatatgtatttgTCATCGTTAAACTAAACATgcacaaaatcaatttttagtcgCCCCAACCATAATCTTGTTGGGTCATGAAGGAAGCTCAGGAGATCAAATACATTACGTCAAGAGCAAGTACACAATGTATTTGatatctttgtaaaaaaaaaaaagtgttggaCATCACATATCTACAACAAAAAAGTCTTATGATATTAAGTTTACGAGTCATCTCATTTGCGAAGTATtctaactttttaaaataatgcgAGAATTCTAACTCATCTTATGCCACAACAAAACCAAACTTACACTTATTAATTTTTAGCCAAATACCTCTCACGATCCTTTAAATTAGATGTTTATAACAAATTAGttatttaaatatcttttttgttaataattggTCCATTAAGTTTTTTTGTCTTCATAAATTGGTCATTTAAGCCATATAATACATACAATGTCACTTATGAACTATTTAACATTGAGGTGGTATGTCCAAAACTGCTTATGATATCAAATATGAATACTTTGCacattttcaactttcaagcctaacaatattataaaattgatcaattttttttcttcttcaaatcaaGATGCAACACACCTATAAACCAGAGTTTTGAGAGTGGTAAATTTAGTGGTAACAACTTAACATTTAACGTCCACCTAAACTAAACTCTTTAACTGAActtatgaaaaaaagataatggtGCAGATTTATTTGGCTTACATAGTTTTCCTCTAGGCAAAGGaaacagagagagaaaaaaaaaagtttaaagatACCGACTTTTAACTGAAACAGAATGTGAGTATTAGTAAGCAAGGTTTAGCTTTTACATGTCAGCTAAAGCCACTTTCTTCTTTCCATCCTTGAAAGCTGGCTTCATCATAAGCTACCACCCCAtcaccattttcttttttgcCATTCTTTTTGGTCCTTGGAACAGAATCTACATGTAAATGTCCTCAAAatattttatgctttttttgttctcccattttttttaacttaagaATTTAgtgcttaatattattttaatgaaatattatatactatatgtttaaaatttagaattagAATAATGTGTTTAACAGTTCATATCTAGTCATCAATACGCGTTTGGTGTATGTATTGATTGATTCTTGTTCCATGCATGTTTTATTGCTTCTTGTAGCATTCAGATCTACAACTTGCTTTGTTCACATTCCAAACATTCTCACTGGTAATTCTGTCAACCttgtttcttttatgttttcaatttctcttcttttttttattttttttttgtctgctTTGATgtctcttcctttttctattTTGGCAAAGCttagttgaaagttgaaaactTGATATTCATGGTTCATAAATTTATTAGTAGTTAAAAACTTggtaaaaaagaaatgaattttgAACTGATATGATTAGTGGGTTGTTCAATTCTGATATGACAACTTTGTTTGTGATGAATGCAGATCAAGTTGGGAAAAAAATCAGAGTTTGTGTGCAAATAAGTACTTACTGTGTGGAATAAGCACTTTTGTATTGATGTGTGTGCCCTTTTGAGTGTTTTACTTTTGGAGATCTAATATACTTGTGAGAAAGAGTGTGTTTTGGAATTGGACTAATTGGGTGTGAGACTAAGAGGAGGATTCTTTGGTGGGGTAAGATATGGCCTCCGGTGAAGGGAGGCGGCATCATCATGATCTTGTGCCTCTTGCTGCATTGCTTAAGAGAGAGATGAAAAGTGAGAAGATGGAGAAGCCTACTGTAAGAATTGGTCAAGCTGCCCAATCTAAGAAAGGGGAGGATTACTTTTTAATTAAGATTGATTGTCAGCGCGTTCCCGGGAACTCTTCAACGTCGTTTTCTGTATTCGCGGTATATTTCACTATTTCAGTTTCAGATTATTTATTTACTCCTTTTGAACTACATGACATAATAGCTTAGCTAGCTGTCCGGAGATtgctttaattttttactcactTCTTCTGGTTCACAGATCTTTGATGGACACAATGGAAATGCTGCTGCTGTTTATACTAAGGAAAATTTGCTAAATCATGTGTTGTGTGCTCTTCCTCGAGGGCTTGGGCGAGACGAGTGGTTGCAAGCTTTACCTAGGGCATTGGTTGCTGGATTTGTCAAGACTGATAAGGAATTTCAGAGCAGAGGTGTGTGGACTTTggcttttattcttttttgttcatAGAAAGCTATTTTTATTGAGGATGGAATACAGAACCAAGGATCAGGAATTGATATGTTATTCTTAACTTATTTACGAGTCCTAACCTAATTGATTTTGTCTAGGAGAAACTTCTGGAACCACAGCCACGTTTGTGATAGTTGATCGGTGGACTGTGACAGTTGCATCAGTTGGAGATTCTCGTTGTATACTTGATACCCAGGGTGGTGCTGTGACCACCTTAACAGTTGACCATAGACTAGAAGAGAATATTGAAGAGtaagttaattttgatatttttctctAAGGCCGCGTCAGTTAACTTTTTCTGTATTGCTCATGTCATGAGTTGAACTGTCTATACAGGAGGGAACGTGTTACTGCAAGTGGAGGTGAAGTTGGTAGGCTTAGCATTGTCGGAGGTGCTGAGGTCAGCATATTATGTTGTAATTATACTTATTCCATCCTAAAATGGAAAATAGGAAGATAGCTTACAACTGGTTTTCTAGCATCTTATCAAATGACTTTCGTTTAGCTTTTCCttgtttaaaatttagttttgaatAATTGCAGATTGGTCCCCTTCGATGCTGGCCAGGAGGTCTATGCCTTTCAAGGTCAATAGGAGACATGGATGTTGGAGAGTTTATAGTTCCAATACCTTATGTCAAACAAGTGAAGGTATAATCTGCTTCTAGATAACCTTTCCTTATTTCCGTCGTTGATTATAAGGTCTATGCATCCTACAAGGTCTTTGTTCAGGATAAAAAACTTACACTTTGTCGTGGATTTTAGCTATCAAAAGCTGGTGGCAGACTTATAATTGCTTCTGATGGAATATGGGATGCTGTATCATCAGAACTGGCAGCAAAATCTTGCCGTGGTTTGCCTGCCGAACTTGCTGCGATGCAGGTTGTCAAGGTAATATGCTCCACTATGCTTTGCTTGCTGTAGTTGGTGATTTTAAGCAAAATCATGTTGCGAAGTTGACATTTCTCGTGCAATGTATTCCTACTGTTATTCAGGAAGCCCTAAGAACAAGAGGGTTAAAGGATGATACAACATGTATAGTAGTTGACATAATCCCACCTGATAACGAATTGCCACCAACACCTCCCCCAAAAAAGCGGAATAAgctgaaagattttttttcgtTCAAGAAAAGGTCCCGTGATACTGCTGGTAAGCTGTCGAAGAAGCTTTCGGCTATAAATATAGTGGAAGAATTGTTTGAAGAAGGATCAGCAATGCTTGCTGAAaggtaatattttattatcttttataGACATAAGTTTTTAATTGATGAATACCGGAAAATCTTCTGAATATTCCCTTTATATTGTTTTCCTTCTATGGTGATCCTTTTGTCCCCATAGGATTTCTGTCATTACAAATGGAGGTTAATTCATAGGCTGGTACATTAACTGTTCTTTTAATAACAACAAGGGGCTGAAACTAGGGGAGGGTAATCTTTAATAATATATTGGGTGGAATCTGAGCTTGGAATATTGGTAACTGGTTAAATTAAATGGTAGACTTTGAAGATTTTACATTTAAGATCTAGATCAAGACTTATTCAAATATTGGTTGAGAGTATCAAAAACACAACATTAAGGATCCTTAATATAATGATGCATTGTCATTTCTCaatttcacatatatatatatatataaatttatatatagcaAGTTTCACGTATCAAATAGACAAGGTTTTTGTATAGACTGGCgtcaatatatttatttgtttttcgaTTCTTACTTAGGATTCTATGCATGCAAATTTCCGGTATGTGATCTGTAGTTTCAAATTTGTTCAGGCCTAGAAGCATTATAAGCTTGTAATATTTTGTTAACTGGGTTTCTTGTTGATTGAGACGTACTCAAGGACAAATTTCTATTCATAattctttaaatatttataaaagagaaatgttGTTTTGACAACATTGTTGTTGTCCGGTGTAGATACGGTTTCaccttttaattaatttttttctctccaagTCACATTAATAGTTTTAAAGGATGCAAGATTATATGGTGTCAAATTTATTAGGTTCAAATAACATCACTCTTTATGAATTATGAAACTATTGTGGTTCACAAAGATTTAATACCAATTGTGTCCTGCAGATTAGGAAATGATGAAAACTCGGGGCAATCAACATCTGGTCTTTTTGTCTGTGCTGTATGCCAACTTGATCTTGCTCCAAGTGAGGGCATATCCGTCCACGCAGGTTCAATTTTCTCCACAAGTTCGAAGCCATGGCAAGGTCCTTTTCTATGTTGTGATTGTCGCGATAAGAAGGATGCAATGGAAGGAAAACGGCCTAGTGGAGTTAAAGTGTCATAGTAGGCTCAAAACTGAAGTCATTCTATTCTTTAAGCCATCTTTCATTTTTTGTAATCGCAATTTTTATAGGTCAAGTAATTGATTGAATCTCGCAATCAAGTAGCAAAGACTGTGACCTGGAAGAGAGGCCTGCACTGAGTTTTTGGGCGTATGAAGATTGTTCAGCTCTACCTGATTGTTAGAGTTTGAGGGTTAAGATCAGTGTGAGGTAGATTCTTTTGTATAGTAGACTAGTAGTTATGTTGCTTAATGTGCCACCAAATCAGAATAATATTGATTAACTATGCAGGCACCCCAACTTCCTGTATATATAAACTTTTAATCTGTAgttacatttttttcatttccatttaaacataaaaaattataataataaataattatcttACGCACTAGACAACACTTTTTAACAAAACTTTTGAATAAGTCTCGCACACGGGGTTGGCGGAATGCCCAGTGCAGTGTGGAAAATGGCTTATTTGTTTGTAACTGCAATTTGAGCCTTTCAGGAGTGAAATTTTAAGAAGTTTCCCTCCCCACCACTATTTGTTTTTTCTGGAGACTGATTAGTCATTAGGCCAAGTCTTCCGTAGTCATTGTCCACGTCAACTAAGCAGCTAAATCATACATGCAGTGTATGGTGAAAAATGAATGAAGACTTTGCTGATGACATTATAAAGTTTATTGGCTCATAAACGTATTAGTGGGTGATTCATGATGGCCTTATTCCACTATTCCACGAATTTTTGTTCCTTCTGTTTTCTCACATAAAGTAGCTAGGAGGAGAATTAAGGATGAGTCTAGTTAATGAATTTATGTTCATTTTGT is from Medicago truncatula cultivar Jemalong A17 chromosome 1, MtrunA17r5.0-ANR, whole genome shotgun sequence and encodes:
- the LOC11438204 gene encoding probable protein phosphatase 2C 15 — encoded protein: MASGEGRRHHHDLVPLAALLKREMKSEKMEKPTVRIGQAAQSKKGEDYFLIKIDCQRVPGNSSTSFSVFAIFDGHNGNAAAVYTKENLLNHVLCALPRGLGRDEWLQALPRALVAGFVKTDKEFQSRGETSGTTATFVIVDRWTVTVASVGDSRCILDTQGGAVTTLTVDHRLEENIEERERVTASGGEVGRLSIVGGAEIGPLRCWPGGLCLSRSIGDMDVGEFIVPIPYVKQVKLSKAGGRLIIASDGIWDAVSSELAAKSCRGLPAELAAMQVVKEALRTRGLKDDTTCIVVDIIPPDNELPPTPPPKKRNKLKDFFSFKKRSRDTAGKLSKKLSAINIVEELFEEGSAMLAERLGNDENSGQSTSGLFVCAVCQLDLAPSEGISVHAGSIFSTSSKPWQGPFLCCDCRDKKDAMEGKRPSGVKVS